One window of the Salminus brasiliensis chromosome 1, fSalBra1.hap2, whole genome shotgun sequence genome contains the following:
- the washc5 gene encoding WASH complex subunit 5 — translation MVDFLAENNLCGQAILRIVSRGNAIIAELLRLSEFIPAVFRLKDKSDQQKYGDIICDFSYFKGPEYYESKLEAKPDLQDLDEEFRENNIEILSRFYLAFESVHKYIVDLIRYLDDLNEGVYIQQTLETVLLNEDGKQLLCEALYLYGVMLLVIDQKIEGEVRERMLVSYYRYSAARSSADSNLDDICKLLRSTGYSSHPGAKRPPNYPESYFQRVPISPTFISMVIGRLRSDDIYNQVSAYPLPEHRSTALATQAAMLYVCLYFTPSILHTQQAKMREIVDKYFPDNWVISIYMGITVNLVEAWEPYKAAKIALNYTLDPANIKEQACRYAASVESLRPQVQQLLKEGFLREEIVLDNIPKLLNCLRDCNVAIRWLMLHTAESVYDPNNKRLRQIKDQAINDSKYNPKILFQLLLDTAQFEFILKEMFKQMLTEKQLKWESYKKEGSERMTELAEVFSGVKPLTRVEKNENLQAWFREISKQIESLNYEDSTAAGRKTVQLIQALVEVQEFHQLESNLQVCQFLADTRKFLHQMIRTINIKEEVLITMQIVGDLSYAWQLIDSFTSIMQESIRASPSMVTKLRATFLKLASALDLPLMRINQANSPDLLSVSQFYSGELVAYVRKVLQIIPESMFTSLAKIIKLQIHDIMEVPTRLDKDKLKDYSQLGARYEVAKLTHAISIFTEGILMMKTTLVGIIKVDPKQLLEDGIRKELVKRVAYSLHKGLIFNPKAKPSELMPKLKEMAATMDGFYRSFEYIQDYVSIYGLKIWQEEVSRIINYNVEQECNSFLRTKIQDWQSIYQSTHIPIPKYPPVDESATFIGRLCREILRITDPKATCYIDQMNTWYDMRTHQEVTNNRLFTEIQDTLGTFGLNGLDRLLCFMIVKELQTFLTVLQKTILKDRSVVDIFKALLAAVNPVKGIVATASKVYTNAVAKTQKIWPAYLESIMKVGQMQILRLQIANELNYSCKFDSKHLAAALENLNKSLLADIEAHYQDPSLPYPKEDNTLLYEITAYLEAAGIHNPLNKIYITTKRMGYFPIVNFLFLIAHLPKLQYTKNQGMTCRRAADPVDWVPVVLGLLTLLKQFHSRYTEQFLALIGQFIRSIMEQCTSQKIPDMPSDVVGALMFLEDYVRYTKLSRKVVEAHVPSFIFDEFRTVL, via the exons ATGGTGGACTTTCTTGCGGAGAATAACCTGTGTGGACAGGCCATCCTGAGGATTGTGTCTCGGGGGAACGCCATCATCGCAGAACTGCTTCGACTCTCTGAGTTCATCCCCGCAGTCTTTAGGCTCAAAGACAAGAGTGACCAACAGAAGTATGGAGACATCATCTGTGACttcagttattttaag GGTCCAGAGTACTATGAGAGTAAGCTCGAGGCAAAACCAGACCTTCAGGACCTGGATGAAGAATTCAGGGAAAACAACATTGAAATATTGTCACGCTTTTATCTGGCCTTCGAAAGCGTCCATAAGTACATAGTGGATTTGATAAG GTACTTGGATGACCTGAATGAAGGTGTCTATATTCAGCAGACTCTGGAAACAGTGTTACTGAACGAGGATGGAAAGCAGCTTTTG TGTGAAGCCCTTTATCTCTATGGTGTGATGCTGCTGGTAATAGATCAGAAGATAGAAGGAGAAGTCAGAGAAAGAATGCTGGTGTCCTACTACAGATACAG TGCTGCTCGCTCCTCAGCTGACTCAAATCTGGATGATATCTGCAAGCTCTTACGGAGTACCGGCTACTCCAGCCACCCTGGAGCTAAACGTCCACCCAACTACCCGGAGAGCTACTTCCAGAGAGTCCCCATCAGCCCCACTTTCATCAGCATGGTCATCGGCCGCCTGCGCTCTGATGATATCTATAATCAG GTGTCTGCGTATCCACTGCCAGAGCACCGAAGCACAGCATTAGCCACCCAAGCAGCCATGCTCTACGTTTGCCTCTACTTCACACCCTCGATCCTACACACCCAGCAGGCCAAGATGAGAGAGATTGTCGACAAATACTTCCCTGATAACTGG GTGATCAGCATATACATGGGAATCACTGTGAACTTGGTGGAGGCATGGGAACCTTACAAAGCAGCTAAAATCGCCCTGAACTACACTCTGGATCCAGCCAACATTAAAGAACAG GCATGTCGCTACGCAGCCAGTGTGGAGAGCCTTCGACCGCAGGTGCAGCAGCTGCTAAAGGAGGGGTTCCTGAGGGAAGAGATTGTCCTAGACAACATCCCAAAGCTGCTCAACTGCCTGCGTGACTGCAACGTCGCCATCCGATGGCTGATGCTGCACACTGCAGAATCAG TTTATGATCCAAACAACAAAAGGCTGCGCCAAATCAAGGATCAAGCAATCAATGACTCCAAATACAACCCCAAGATCCTTTTCCAGCTGCTTCTGGACACAGCTCAGTTTGAGTTCATACTCAAAGAG atgTTCAAGCAGATGTTGACAGAAAAACAGCTGAAGTGGGAGAGCTATAAGAAGGAGGGTTCGGAGAGGATGACTGAACTGGCAGAGGTTTTTTCTGGGGTCAAACCTCTCACCAGGGTGGAGAAAAATG AGAACCTGCAGGCGTGGTTCAGAGAAATCTCCAAGCAGATTGAGTCCCTGAACTATGAGGATTCCACTGCAGCAGGGAGAAAAACGGTGCAGCTTATTCAGGCTCTAGTGGAG GTGCAAGAGTTCCACCAACTAGAATCCAACCTGCAGGTGTGCCAGTTCCTGGCTGACACACGCAAGTTCCTGCACCAAATGATCCGCACAATCAACATCAAAGAGGAGGTGCTGATCACCATGCAGATTGTGGGGGATTTATCCTACGCCTGGCAGCTTATAGACAG TTTCACCTCCATTATGCAAGAGAGTATCCGAGCAAGCCCCTCTATGGTCACCAAACTTCGAGCAACGTTTCTGAAG TTGGCTTCAGCTCTGGACCTTCCCCTAATGCGCATCAATCAGGCCAACAGCCCAGATCTGCTCAGCGTGTCCCAGTTCTACTCTGGAGAGCTGGTGGCCTACGTCAGAAAG GTTTTGCAGATCATTCCTGAAAGCATGTTCACCTCCTTGGCCAAAATCATCAAACTGCAGATCCACGACATCATGGAGGTGCCCACACGCCTGGACAAGGACAAGCTGAAAGACTACTCCCAGCTCGGAGCGCGGTACGAG GTTGCCAAACTGACTCATGCCATTTCCATTTTCACTGAAGGAATTCTGATGATGAAAACAACACTTGTTGGAATCATCAAG GTGGATCCCAAGCAGCTCCTGGAGGATGGTATACGGAAGGAGCTTGTGAAACGAGTTGCCTATTCCCTTCACAAAGGCCTTATATTCAACCCTAAAGCTAAA CCCAGTGAGCTGATGCCTAAGTTGAAGGAAATGGCTGCTACCATGGATGGCTTCTACCGCTCTTTTGAATATATCCAGGACTACGTCAGTATCTACGGCCTGAAGATCTGGCAGGAGGAGGTGTCGCGCATCATTAACTACAATGTGGAGCAGGAGTGCAACAGTTTCCTGAGAACAAAG ATCCAGGACTGGCAGAGCATCTACCAGTCCACACACATTCCCATTCCAAAGTACCCACCAGTTGATGAGTCGGCCACTTTCATTGGCCGCCTTTGCAGAGAGATCTTGAGGATCACTGATCCAAA GGCAACATGTTACATTGATCAGATGAACACCTGGTATGACATGAGGACGCACCAAGAGGTCACCAATAACCGGCTGTTCACAGAGATCCAGGACACTCTGGGGACGTTTGGCCTGAACGGACTGGATCGCCTCCTCTGCTTCATGATTGTGAAGGAGCTGCAG ACTTTCCTGACTGTTCTTCAGAAGACTATTCTCAAGGACAGATCTGTAGTTGACATTTTCAAAGCCTTGCTGGCTGCAGTGAACCCAGTGAAAGGCATTGTGG CCACAGCAAGCAAAGTCTACACCAACGCTGTAGCCAAAACACAGAAGATCTGGCCAGCATATCTGGAATCAATAATGAAG gtgggtcagatgcagatccTCAGGCTACAGATCGCTAATGAGTTGAACTATTCCTGCAAGTTTGACTCCAAACACCTCGCAGCAGCCCTTGAAAATCTGAACAA GTCTCTGCTTGCTGACATTGAAGCTCACTACCAGGACCCCAGTCTGCCCTACCCCAAAGAGGACAACACGCTCCTGTATGAGATTACTGCCTATCTGGAGGCAGCAGGGATACACAACCCCCTGAACAAA ATCTACATCACCACCAAGCGCATGGGATACTTCCCCATCGTCAACTTCCTCTTCCTCATCGCCCACCTGCCCAAGCTCCAGTACACAAAAAACCAAG GAATGACATGCAGGAGGGCAGCTGACCCCGTGGACTGGGTGCCGGTGGTGCTCGGCTTACTGACCCTGCTGAAACAGTTCCACTCCAGATACACAGAGCAGTTCCTTGCTCTCATTGGCCAGTTCATCCGCTCTATTATGGAGCAGTGTACCAG
- the LOC140566329 gene encoding zinc fingers and homeoboxes protein 1-like: protein MSSRRKSTTPCMVLPSDVEQDPDMETLAGEEGAEIAAESPAEGAAVPMETEGDHEDGVSHSAGKRPSQTTVEQSATDLTTEGSFAQPEMEESEDPSVTGISLSKTPIMKKKSKPESKRIAVSLKGTDESDALVESEGDPEPMEASVLGASVTAEMMNPVPSESAKPGVLVSIPNSVPTEQKKPVMNPATVLPAGLAQVLSALQAQQNAQAQLLIPLSSIPTYNAAMDSNALLVNTYKKFPYPSASEIMGLAAQTKFSEEQIKIWFSAQRLKHGVSWTPEEVEEARRKQFNGTVHTVPQTITVIPAHHLSATNGLQSILQTCQIVGQPGLVLTQVGTANSLPVTTPITLTVAGMPHQSQAPKITSNQTSPAVSETKRATTVQPPSLTPQENSALSTDHFGLRPKKSKEQLAELKASYLKNHFASDSEIARLMKLTNLTKGEIKKWFSDTRYNQRNSKNNHYTIPHDGGRANNNNSSSSSTTIIIDSSDETPQSPTMSPIKEKETRSKTWNPFPDFTLQKFKEKTPEQLVILEESYQKCDTPSDEELSRLRAETKLTRREIDAWFTEKRKTPVSESPEKNDGADGESSQGKRSQTPPGAKKLSKEKITKKTPEQLHVLKSAFVRTQWPSAEEYDQLAEESGLPRPYIVNWFGDTRYAWKNGNLKWYFYYQSGNVEGMNGSKSRKRRIRNRGWGRSRSRKAKKSTGSEKSPPIKFKTGKDILKEYYLKHKFLNEQDLDELVAKSNMSYEQVREWFAEVCRKVDMGADPFEDHTGNEQEEEESSQGENEIAGEEQGPSAAGEEDGEDDEEDDDEETDDSESWEPPQSVRKTLSGSEDQ, encoded by the exons ATGTCAAGCAGAAGGAAGTCTACAACCCCCTGCATGGTGCTTCCCTCTGATGTGGAGCAGGATCCAGACATGGAGACCCTGGCAGGGGAGGAAGGAGCCGAGATTGCTGCAGAAAGTCCTGCAGAAGGAGCGGCAGTTCCCATGGAAACTGAGGGAG ACCATGAGGACGGTGTAAGCCATTCTGCAGGAAAACGCCCCAGTCAaaccactgtggaacagtcgGCCACCGATCTGACCACTGAAGGAAGTTTTGCACAACCGGAGATGGAGGAGAGTGAAGACCCTTCAGTCACTGGAATCTCCCTGAGCAAAACCCccatcatgaaaaagaaaagcaagCCTGAATCCAAGAGAATAGCTGTGTCTCTCAAAGGGACCGATGAGAGTGATGCGTTGGTCGAGAGTGAGGGGGATCCAGAACCAATGGAGGCTTCTGTTTTGGGTGCCTCCGTCACAGCCGAAATGATGAACCCAGTTCCTTCTGAGTCAGCAAAGCCAGGTGTGCTTGTGAGCATTCCTAATTCAGTGCCCACTGAGCAAAAGAAGCCAGTTATGAACCCTGCCACGGTGCTCCCTGCTGGCCTGGCCCAAGTCCTGTCAGCCCTGCAGGCCCAGCAGAATGCGCAAGCTCAACTCCTGATTCCTCTGAGCAGCATTCCCACCTACAATGCAGCCATGGACTCCAACGCACTGCTGGTGAACACCTACAAGAAGTTTCCCTAcccatctgcatctgaaatCATGGGTCTTGCAGCTCAGACCAAGTTCAGCGAGGAGCAGATAAAGATCTGGTTCTCGGCTCAGCGTTTGAAGCACGGTGTGAGCTGGACACCGGAGGAAGTTGAGGAGGCTAGAAGGAAGCAGTTCAATGGCACAGTTCACACAGTGCCTCAGACCATCACAGTCATTCCAGCCCACCACCTGTCTGCCACCAATGGTCTACAGTCTATCCTTCAGACTTGCCAAATTGTAGGCCAGCCAGGCCTGGTCCTAACGCAGGTCGGCACTGCGAACAGCCTACCGGTCACCACCCCCATCACGCTGACAGTGGCAGGAATGCCCCATCAAAGTCAGGCACCCAAGATCACGAGCAACCAGACCAGCCCTGCCGTTAGTGAAACTAAGAGAGCCACCACAGTCCAGCCACCATCACTGACCCCTCAGGAGAACTCTGCCCTCAGCACCGACCACTTTGGCTTGAGGCCTAAGAAGTCGAAGGAGCAGCTGGCCGAACTGAAAGCCAGCTacttgaagaaccactttgccAGCGATTCTGAGATAGCCAGGCTGATGAAGCTCACAAACCTCACCAAAGGCGAGATCAAGAAGTGGTTTAGCGACACGCGTTACAACCAGCGCAATTCCAAAAACAACCACTACACCATCCCCCATGACGGCGGCCGggccaacaacaacaacagcagtagcagcagcacaACCATCATCATCGACTCGAGCGATGAGACTCCACAATCCCCGACCATGTCACCCATCAAAGAAAAGGAAACTCGCTCCAAAACCTGGAACCCCTTTCCAGATTTTACTCTGCAGAAGTTTAAGGAGAAGACCCCAGAGCAGCTGGTTATCTTGGAGGAGAGCTACCAGAAATGCGATACCCCCTCGGATGAAGAGCTGAGCCGGCTGAGGGCTGAAACCAAGCTCACCAGACGGGAGATAGATGCCTGGTTTACGGAGAAAAGAAAAACCCCTGTCTCTGAGTCACCTGAAAAGAACGATGGGGCCGATGGCGAAAGCTCCCAGGGTAAACGTAGCCAGACTCCACCTGGAGCAAAAAAGTTGTCCAAGgagaagataacaaagaaaactCCAGAGCAGCTCCATGTTCTCAAGAGTGCCTTTGTGCGTACTCAGTGGCCTTCCGCCGAAGAATACGACCAGCTAGCTGAGGAGAGCGGGCTTCCCCGTCCTTACATTGTCAATTGGTTCGGAGACACGCGCTACGCCTGGAAGAATGGCAACCTTAAATGGTACTTCTATTATCAGAGTGGAAATGTGGAAGGCATGAACGGTAGCAAAAGCAGAAAGCGGAGGATCCGGAATCGTGGCTGGGGGCGCTCTCGCAGCAGGAAAGCCAAAAAATCCACGGGTTCGGAGAAGTCTCCGCCAATAAAGTTCAAGACGGGAAAAGATATTTTAAAGGAATACTACTTGAAGCACAAGTTCTTGAATGAGCAGGACCTGGACGAGCTGGTAGCCAAGTCGAACATGAGCTACGAGCAGGTCAGGGAGTGGTTTGCAGAGGTCTGCCGGAAGGTGGACATGGGCGCTGACCCATTTGAAGACCACACGGGCAACGAGCAGGAAGAAGAGGAGTCGTCGCAGGGGGAGAACGAAATAGCGGGTGAAGAGCAAGGACCTTCAGCTGCTGGCGAAGAAGATGGTGAGGACGATGAGGAGGATGACGACGAGGAGACAGATGACAGCGAATCTTGGGAGCCCCCACAAAGTGTTAGAAAAACCTTGTCTGGGTCTGAGGATCAGTAA
- the LOC140566365 gene encoding ATPase family AAA domain-containing protein 2-like — translation MVMLRSSSGGGSGAAETAAPKRAPPDLDSSSEFLSLRRRPLRKSARLKRGLDDSCSSAENSPANGYLSVKEENGIEGGGMQTRAQKDKQNVTFADMRNQTDRSQKEVKRSQKEEEIVKHLRKSPRFQTDGEKSGDENAVEDESDNTSSPNLRAHLREEKEDSAVRRSSRITRYKLDARNQSVLYDRLITNTAEAVLQKMDDMQKMRRRLRSRDSKEENRRIYAGTKRKRTTRSSDRTDEDSADDQENEYSDQEDVNDEVNEDGRAEENNEGDEDDDDDDDDDDDDDEEEEDHGKRYEFRQRKAVVRYQAPLEEPRKQSIFFHRHSTPTRRRYSFSATGPHSPYNRRRSSRRRHAIHSSDSTSSSSSSDDEKFERRRNKSRNRSMNRCLPMNFLKEDLLGVHKDRIKIGASLADVDPMQIDQTVRFDSIGGLGRHISALKEMVVFPLLYPEVFERFKIQPPRGCLFYGPPGTGKTLVARALANECSQGDKKVAFFMRKGADCLSKWVGESERQLRLLFDQAYQMRPSIIFFDEIDGIAPVRSSRQDQIHSSIVSTLLALMDGLDSRGEVVVIGATNRLDSIDPALRRPGRFDREFLFSLPDREARKDILKIHTRQWNPQPSEAFLEELADKCVGYCGADIKAVCAEAALCALRRRYPQIYTSSQKLLLDVASISVDGRDFLSAMRKIVPASQRAVVSPARALTPVIQPLLANTLNNALKVLQKLFPHVEQGLKKKKDHDGAAGVLDDLLHSDDEGSSLCTSNPAQKNAGPAGSFFLLNRSALQQPTSFRPRLLLCGGPGSGQSTHLAPAILHTLEKFTVYTLDLAVLFGVGTTSPEEACAQLFCEAKRTAPSILYIPHMQRWWDTVSSALRATFLSLLQDIPSFSPILFLATCSLSYDDLCPDVQDLFLVEYGEVFNVPLPCEEERSKFFEDLILNQAAKAPASKREAVLQALEILPLAPPPPPRLLSGQEQQKLEEQEEDTLRELRLFLRDVTNRLAQDKRFKAFTKPVDTEEVPDYTTVIKQPMDLSTVLSKIDLHKYVTVKDYLHDVDLIWKNALEYNPDKDPSDRLIRHRACALKDTVHAIIKDELDEDFEKICVEIKESRLKRGCTTSRYTPSYYHVLPKVSASGEPKTNDSGPFKDVGSAAATPVTPRQAGIQKKKRRRRLWSNGFVRRKKSSHSHSKETNEAESGEEEEDEDEEDDERKAAESEGADETAKEVESELMEVDNKENGPAPTESTDETNVPLLAQNGHVSSGEGDDVSVVPSGNGIQNGNASDGIVNGDGAVGGCNNSENVVVQPMENTDAKRVEPGAEEDPGIEKGMRRMTRGLKMQAQQQQILNVDTAMRILEQRNQPLIVDHSKLKELLQKVVAKTEGYEVDRLEKLYALLCQSIYRHKRDYDKTALIQEMSKEVEDFS, via the exons GGATATTTGTCTGTGAAAGAAGAAAATGGCATTGAAGGAGGAGGCATGCAGACCCGGGCTCAAAAGGACAAGCAAAATGTAACATTTGCTGACATGAGAAACCAAACAGATCGATCTCAAAAGGAGGTGAAAAGATCTCAAAAGGAGGAAGAAATTGTGAAGCATTTAAG GAAATCTCCAAGGTttcagacagatggagagaaatCAGGTGATGAGAACGCTG TTGAGGACGAGAGTGACAACACTTCTTCTCCGAACCTTCGTGCTCATTTaagagaagaaaaggaggaCAGTGCTGTGAGACGTAGCTCCAGAATCACCAGATATAAACTTGATGCCAGGAACCAGTCTGTCCTTTATGACCGACTAATCACAAA CACTGCAGAGGCTGTTCTCCAGAAGATGGATGATATGCAGAAAATGCGGCGAAGGCTGAGGAGCAGAGACTCTAAAGAGGAG AATCGCCGAATATATGCTGGGACCAAGAGGAAGAGGACCACGCGTTCATCTGACAGAACAGATGAGGATAGTGCTGATGACCAAGAGAATG AATACAGTGATCAGGAGGATGTAAATGATGAGGTCAATGAAGATGGACGAGCAGAAGAGAACAATGAAggggatgaagatgatgatgatgatgacgatgatgatgatgatgatgatgaagaggaagaagaccATGGAAAACGCTATGAATTCAGACAAAGAAAAGCGGTTGTTCGCTACCAGGCTCCTCTTGAAG AGCCGAGAAAGCAGAGTATATTTTTTCACCGACACTCAACCCCAACCAGACGGAGGTATTCCTTCAGTGCCACGGGGCCCCACAGCCCATACAACAGACGCAGGAGTAGCAG AAGGAGGCATGCCATCCACAGTAGTGACTCAACATCGTCCTCTTCATCATCTGATGATGAGAAATTtgagaggaggagaaataaGAGTCGGAACAGGTCAAtgaacag ATGTCTTCCAATGAACTTTCTAAAAGAGGATCTTTTAGGAGTCCACAAGGACAGAATTAAAATCGGAGCAAGTCTTGCAGATGTTGATCCAATGCAGATTGACCAAACG GTGCGCTTTGATAGCATCGGAGGTTTGGGGAGGCACATCTCTGCTCTGAAGGAAATGGTGGTTTTTCCTTTGCTCTACCCTGAAGTTTTTGAGCGCTTTAAGATTCAGCCTCCAAG AGGCTGTCTGTTCTATGGCCCTCCTGGTACAGGAAAGACCTTGGTTGCACGGGCTCTGGCCAATGAGTGCAGTCAGGGGGATAAAAAAGTGGCCTTTTTCATGAGGAAAGGAGCCGACTGCCTCAGCAAGTGGGTGGGAGAGTCTGAGAGACAACTTCGACTTCTTTTTGATCAG GCATACCAGATGCGTCCTTCTATCATTTTCTTTGATGAGATTGATGGGATTGCACCTGTCCGATCCAGCAGGCAGGACCAGATACACAg CTCTATCGTGTCCACGCTACTGGCTTTAATGGATGGGTTGGACAGTCGAGGTGAGGTAGTTGTCATTGGAGCCACTAACCGTTTGGACTCCATAGACCCTGCACTGAGACGTCCGGGGCGCTTCGACAGGGAGTTTCTCTTCAGCCTCCCAGACAGAGAG GCTCGTAAGGACATTTTGAAGATTCACACTAGACAGTGGAATCCACAACCTTCTGAAGCTTTCCTCGAGGAACTGGCTGACAAGTGTGTCG GTTACTGTGGTGCAGACattaaagcagtgtgtgcagaagcTGCCTTATGTGCCCTGAGAAGGCGCTATCCCCAGATATATACCTCCTCCCAGAAACTCCTACTGGATGTGGCGTCCATCAGCGTGGACGGGCGCGATTTTCTTTCTGCTATGAGAAAGATAGTCCCTGCGTCTCAGCGGGCTGTGGTGTCTCCAGCCAGAGCCCTAACACCAGTCATCCAACCCCTGCTGGCCAATACTCTTAACAATGCCCTGAAGGTCCTGCAGAAACTCTTCCCTCACGTGGAACAGGGCCTCAAGAAGAAAAAAGACCATG ATGGTGCAGCTGGTGTTTTGGATGACCTGTTGCACAGTGATGATGAAGGATCCTCTTTGTGCACAAGTAACCCTGCACAGAAGAATGCAGGCCCAGCTGGATCTTTCTTCCTTCTAAACAG GAGTGCTCTACAGCAGCCCACTTCATTCAGGCCTAGGTTGCTGCTATGTGGGGGTCCAGGCTCAGGTCAAAGCACACACTTGGCCCCTGCCATCCTCCACACTTTGGAGAAGTTTACTGTCTACACACTCGACTTGGCTGTACTTTTCGGGGTTGGCACAACAAGCCCAGAGGAAGCCTGTGCACAG ctgTTTTGCGAGGCCAAGAGAACAGCCCCCAGCATCCTCTACATTCCTCATATGCAGCGCTGGTGGGACACTGTGAGCTCGGCACTCAGAGCCACCTTCCTCAGTCTTTTGCAGGACATCCCCTCCTTCTCGCCCATACTCTTCCTTGCCACCTGCAGCCTCTCTTACGATGACCTCTGCCCAGAT GTGCAGGATCTGTTTCTTGTGGAGTATGGAGAGGTGTTCAATGTCCCGCTTCCTTGTGAAGAGGAGAGGAGCAAGTTTTTTGAAGATCTTATTTTGAACCAAGCTGCCAAGGCCCCTGCATCTAAACGGGAAGCAG tgctTCAGGCTCTGGAAATCCTCCCATTGgcccccccacctccacctcgcTTGCTCTCTGGGCAAGAGCAGCAGAAGCTAGAAGAACAGGAAGAGGACACTCTCAGGGAACTCCGCTTGTTTCTGCGTGATGTCACGAACAGGCTAGCTCAGGACAAGCGCTTTAAGGCCTTCACAAAACCTGTGGACACAGAGGAG GTCCCAGAttacactacagtcattaaGCAGCCCATGGACCTGTCCACAGTTCTCTCCAAAATTGACCTGCACAAATACGTAACTGTAAAAGACTACCTTCATGATGTGGATCTAATCTGGAAGAATGCTCTGGAGTACAACCCAGACAAAGACCCCTCAG aTCGCTTGATCAGACATCGTGCCTGTGCTCTCAAGGATACTGTTCATGccatcatcaaagatgaactggATGAAGACTTTGAGAAGATCTGTGTTGAGATCAAGGAGTCACGCCTGAAACGAg GTTGCACAACGTCAAGATATACCCCTTCATATTACCATGTGCTGCCAAAGGTTTCAGCATCAGGAGAGCCAAAGACCAATGATTCTGGCCCTTTCAAAGACGTTGGTTCTGCTGCTGCAACACCAGTGACACCGAGACAAGCAG GTATACAGAAGAAAAAGAGACGTAGGAGGCTATGGAGCAACGGCTTCGTCCGCCGAAAGAAatcctcacactctcactcaaaagaaacaaatgaagCAGAATcaggtgaggaagaggaggatgaagacgaAGAAGACGATGAAAGAAAGGCAGCAGAGAGTGAGGGGGCAGACGAGACGGCCAAAGAAGTGGAGTCTGAATTAATGGAGGTAGATAACAAGGAAAATGGCCCTGCCCCAACAGAAAGCACAGATGAGACAAACGTTCCTCTGCTGGCCCAGAACGGCCATGTTAGCAGTGGGGAAGGAGATGATGTCAGTGTGGTCCCATCTGGGAATGGGATCCAGAATGGAAATGCTTCTGATGGCATTGTGAATGGTGATGGTGCTGTAGGGGGTTGTAACAACAGCGAGAATGTGGTGGTCCAGCCCATGGAGAACACTGATGCTAAGAGGGTGGAGCCTGGTGCAGAGGAGGACCCTGGGATAG AGAAGGGGATGAGACGCATGACTAGAGGTTTGAAGATGCAGGCCCAGCAACAGCAGATTCTCAATGTGGACACTGCCATGAGGATCCTAGAGCAGCGGAACCAGCCACTGATAGTGGATCACAGCAAGCTGAAG gagCTTTTGCAAAAAGTGGTGGCTAAGACTGAGGGCTATGAGGTTGACCGGCTAGAGAAGCTGTATGCCCTGTTGTGCCAGAGCATCTACAGACATAAGAGAGATTACGACAAGACTGCACTTATACAG GAGATGTCTAAAGAAGTTGAAGATTTCTCATAG